In Mycolicibacterium alvei, a single window of DNA contains:
- a CDS encoding ferredoxin, with protein MAVRPDNRLDDAPMTPVTCARCGAGVEVRKSSWNQTSVQWTGTALARCEERCTAAQLVGDGGHGLFLACSALGVSIVDAVSSGALRVVDEMS; from the coding sequence ATGGCTGTCCGCCCGGACAATCGTCTCGACGACGCGCCGATGACGCCGGTGACGTGCGCGCGCTGTGGCGCCGGTGTCGAGGTGCGCAAGAGCAGCTGGAACCAGACCAGCGTTCAGTGGACCGGTACTGCCCTGGCCCGCTGCGAAGAGCGTTGCACAGCGGCACAGTTGGTCGGCGACGGTGGGCACGGTTTGTTCCTCGCCTGCTCGGCTTTGGGTGTTTCCATCGTCGACGCAGTGAGTTCGGGAGCGTTGAGGGTCGTCGACGAGATGTCGTGA
- a CDS encoding Rieske 2Fe-2S domain-containing protein, translating into MTTHADTDEIRLIEAGSVPTRFARGWHCLGMVREFGDGKPHQINAFGQKLVVFRGEGGAINVLDGYCRHMGGDLSQGTVKGNEIACPFHDWRWGGDGRCKMVPYSKRTPRLARTAAWPTMEQDGMLFVWNDPERKPPPADVTIPRIEGATSDGWTEWHWYTTVVSTNCREIIDNVVDMAHFFYIHGSLPTHFKNIFEGQVATQYMKSAGRPDIGDPEGSKLLGTTSLAAYHGPSFMIDDLTYHYQEFDQRTVLINCHYPIDANSFVLQYGIVVEKNAAMPEELAMETAIALGDFVKMGFEQDVEIWRNKTRIDNPLLVEEDGPVYQLRRWYEQFYVDAADVAPDMVDRFEFELDTTRPYEAWMREVEANLAARAATSGSVG; encoded by the coding sequence ATGACGACGCACGCAGATACCGACGAAATTCGGTTGATCGAGGCCGGTTCGGTACCCACCAGATTCGCCCGCGGCTGGCACTGCCTGGGGATGGTCCGCGAATTCGGTGATGGAAAGCCTCACCAGATCAACGCCTTCGGGCAGAAGCTGGTGGTGTTCCGGGGGGAGGGCGGCGCCATCAACGTGCTCGACGGGTACTGCCGGCATATGGGCGGGGACCTCTCGCAGGGGACGGTGAAGGGCAACGAGATCGCTTGCCCGTTCCACGATTGGCGCTGGGGCGGCGACGGCCGCTGCAAGATGGTGCCCTACAGCAAGCGCACCCCCCGATTGGCGAGAACCGCGGCCTGGCCCACGATGGAGCAGGACGGCATGCTGTTCGTCTGGAATGACCCCGAGCGCAAGCCGCCGCCGGCGGATGTGACTATTCCGCGCATCGAGGGGGCCACCAGCGACGGGTGGACCGAATGGCACTGGTACACGACGGTCGTCAGCACAAACTGCCGCGAGATCATCGACAACGTCGTCGACATGGCGCATTTCTTCTACATCCACGGCTCGCTTCCCACGCATTTCAAGAACATTTTCGAAGGCCAAGTCGCGACTCAGTACATGAAGAGTGCGGGCCGGCCGGATATCGGCGATCCCGAGGGGTCCAAGCTGCTCGGCACCACCTCGCTGGCCGCCTACCATGGCCCGTCGTTCATGATCGATGATCTGACCTATCACTACCAGGAGTTCGACCAGCGCACGGTCTTGATCAACTGCCACTACCCGATCGACGCCAATTCTTTTGTGCTGCAGTACGGCATCGTGGTGGAAAAGAATGCTGCCATGCCGGAGGAACTCGCCATGGAGACCGCCATCGCACTCGGCGACTTCGTCAAGATGGGATTCGAGCAGGACGTCGAGATCTGGCGCAACAAGACCCGGATCGACAATCCGCTGCTCGTGGAAGAGGACGGGCCGGTGTACCAGCTGCGGCGCTGGTATGAGCAGTTCTATGTCGATGCGGCGGACGTCGCGCCGGACATGGTGGACCGCTTCGAATTCGAGCTGGACACCACCCGGCCGTATGAGGCTTGGATGAGGGAAGTCGAAGCCAATCTCGCTGCCCGCGCCGCCACCTCCGGGTCCGTGGGGTGA
- a CDS encoding alpha/beta hydrolase, giving the protein MTYPPMDPDAAARVSSFGEIAPMRARGLPSVRAGLESAPLPDMPAMAGIEDLTATGPGGPIPLRLYRPSCEPGLPVLVYLHGGGLVMGSNRSFEPLARELAHASGAAVVAVEYRLAPESPPPAQFDDAYAATEWIAAHSDELNLDARRLAVVGDSAGGSLAAAVALAARDHGGPRIFAQVLLYPGLDRDMGAASITSMPDAPLLRHEDIVYMHELVDRGGSPRDAYQVPAYATDLRGLPPAIVVTGECDPIRDWGERYAGRLRDAGVQTTVTRYPGMYHGFLMRSDTTARGRLALAEIGALLRAKFAHPLAF; this is encoded by the coding sequence ATGACCTATCCACCAATGGATCCCGACGCCGCCGCACGAGTTTCTTCGTTCGGCGAGATCGCTCCCATGCGGGCCCGCGGCCTGCCGTCCGTGCGGGCCGGCCTCGAATCCGCACCGCTGCCCGATATGCCGGCCATGGCGGGCATCGAAGACCTGACGGCCACGGGTCCGGGTGGTCCGATACCGCTACGCCTCTATCGGCCCAGCTGCGAGCCCGGGCTGCCGGTGCTCGTGTACCTGCATGGCGGCGGGCTCGTGATGGGTTCCAATCGTTCGTTCGAGCCGCTGGCGCGCGAACTGGCACACGCCAGCGGCGCCGCGGTGGTGGCCGTCGAATACCGGCTCGCACCGGAATCGCCGCCGCCGGCTCAATTCGACGACGCCTACGCGGCCACCGAATGGATCGCCGCGCACTCCGACGAACTGAACCTTGATGCGAGACGGCTGGCGGTCGTCGGCGACAGCGCCGGCGGATCGCTCGCTGCGGCAGTGGCATTGGCGGCCCGCGATCATGGCGGTCCACGAATCTTCGCCCAGGTGTTGCTGTATCCCGGTCTGGATCGCGACATGGGTGCAGCATCGATCACCTCAATGCCCGACGCCCCACTGCTTCGGCATGAGGACATCGTCTACATGCATGAACTGGTCGACCGTGGCGGCTCACCGCGCGATGCGTATCAGGTCCCGGCATATGCGACCGACCTTCGTGGTCTGCCGCCGGCGATCGTCGTGACCGGGGAGTGCGACCCGATCCGCGATTGGGGTGAGCGCTACGCCGGGCGCCTGCGCGATGCCGGCGTACAGACCACCGTCACACGCTATCCCGGTATGTACCACGGCTTTCTGATGCGCTCGGACACCACCGCGCGGGGCCGCTTGGCCTTGGCGGAGATCGGCGCGCTACTCCGGGCGAAGTTCGCGCACCCCTTGGCATTCTGA
- a CDS encoding TetR family transcriptional regulator, protein MRASELNVETTCLMTPESDSGTTELTARRMARRERIVNAATSLALQGYDACQIRTVAATAGMSASTVYQYFPSKDDLLLACFYEWLWDFETEYRCGTSDTDPFQRLLQVSLALTGRLCSSPQFAEAMIRPYLYADGAAATQADLVRRQTVRIFVRAVGGENSTTREIGAAEILSDVWMSNVAAFAQQRIAVAELSERIARTVGLLKG, encoded by the coding sequence GTGAGGGCATCTGAGTTGAATGTGGAGACGACGTGCCTGATGACTCCCGAATCAGACTCGGGGACAACAGAACTCACTGCTCGCCGGATGGCCCGTCGCGAGCGGATCGTCAATGCCGCGACGTCACTGGCTCTCCAGGGCTACGACGCATGCCAGATCCGTACAGTCGCCGCGACGGCGGGCATGTCGGCCAGCACTGTGTACCAATACTTCCCATCGAAGGACGACCTGCTGCTCGCATGTTTTTACGAATGGCTGTGGGATTTCGAAACTGAGTATCGTTGCGGCACCAGCGACACGGATCCGTTTCAGCGTCTGCTGCAGGTCTCCCTGGCACTCACCGGCAGGCTCTGCTCGTCACCACAATTTGCCGAAGCCATGATTCGCCCGTACCTCTATGCCGACGGCGCTGCTGCGACCCAGGCCGACCTGGTGCGACGGCAGACCGTTCGGATCTTTGTTCGTGCCGTCGGAGGCGAAAATTCGACAACGAGAGAGATCGGCGCTGCCGAAATCCTCTCCGACGTCTGGATGTCCAATGTCGCAGCATTCGCTCAGCAGCGCATCGCGGTGGCGGAACTGTCAGAACGGATCGCCCGTACCGTCGGCCTCCTGAAGGGGTAG
- a CDS encoding LLM class flavin-dependent oxidoreductase: MGLPTLFPHGRETELAWYRKIDEGPWDGLVTYERVLYPDSWSVVPQLAAAAAMTERVRLWTDVVALPMRDPVLFAKDLATIDVLSGGRLTLGVGIGAWDEDYVAVGSALDRKRQRMDEAVAAMRRVWAQEPPVEGHLPVGPAPVQVGGIPLVAGVIGPKALARAAQWADGVSDPAHSLHFDADALAAQRERVMEAWRAAGRTDRPHFSAPVWFALGPDPEIQLGEHVQDFWNQDVDLTGAESSFLTAPTAGTLNCGAFGLLAAVNGAREAGLDELRLVPTTADPDEIDRAREVLGI, from the coding sequence ATGGGTCTTCCGACCCTCTTCCCTCACGGGCGCGAGACCGAGCTTGCGTGGTATCGCAAGATCGACGAAGGGCCGTGGGACGGCCTCGTGACCTACGAACGGGTGCTCTATCCGGACAGCTGGTCGGTCGTCCCGCAGCTCGCCGCCGCGGCAGCGATGACCGAGCGCGTGCGGCTCTGGACCGATGTCGTTGCGCTCCCGATGCGGGACCCGGTCCTGTTCGCGAAGGACCTGGCGACCATCGATGTCCTGTCCGGTGGGCGCCTGACGCTCGGGGTCGGTATCGGGGCCTGGGACGAGGACTACGTCGCAGTCGGCAGTGCGCTCGACCGGAAGCGTCAACGTATGGACGAGGCCGTAGCGGCGATGCGCAGGGTGTGGGCTCAAGAACCTCCCGTCGAAGGACACCTTCCCGTGGGTCCCGCGCCCGTCCAGGTTGGGGGCATCCCGCTCGTCGCCGGAGTGATCGGTCCCAAGGCGCTCGCCCGAGCCGCGCAGTGGGCTGACGGGGTGAGCGACCCGGCGCATTCACTTCACTTCGATGCCGACGCGTTGGCTGCGCAGCGTGAACGCGTCATGGAGGCCTGGCGGGCGGCGGGAAGGACGGACCGGCCGCACTTCTCCGCACCGGTCTGGTTCGCGCTCGGTCCGGATCCGGAGATCCAGCTCGGCGAGCATGTACAGGATTTCTGGAACCAGGATGTCGACCTCACCGGAGCTGAGTCCTCCTTCCTCACCGCCCCGACCGCAGGGACGTTGAATTGCGGAGCCTTCGGGCTCCTCGCCGCCGTCAACGGCGCACGGGAAGCAGGGCTCGATGAGCTCAGGCTCGTCCCGACGACCGCAGACCCCGACGAAATAGACCGGGCGCGCGAGGTACTCGGTATCTGA
- a CDS encoding nuclear transport factor 2 family protein, protein MDSVALRVLRDERDIERALNLFARAMDNRDWAAMAAILADDVEGDFGTGRLAGVAAIVDMIRGFLDRCGPTQHLLGNIIIDVVDDTATSKAYIRDVHLNAAGDPSTRFYTLGDYHDTWRRDSDGRWRITERIKANRAYVGPLEIFGN, encoded by the coding sequence ATGGATTCAGTCGCCCTGAGGGTGCTGCGCGATGAGCGAGACATCGAACGGGCGCTGAATCTGTTCGCCCGCGCCATGGACAACCGGGACTGGGCGGCGATGGCCGCGATCCTGGCCGACGATGTCGAAGGAGATTTCGGCACCGGACGCCTGGCGGGAGTCGCCGCGATCGTCGACATGATTCGCGGATTCCTCGACAGATGTGGTCCTACCCAACATCTGTTGGGAAACATCATCATCGATGTCGTCGACGACACCGCCACGAGCAAGGCCTACATCCGCGACGTTCACCTGAACGCGGCCGGCGACCCGTCGACCCGCTTCTACACGCTGGGCGACTACCACGACACCTGGCGGCGGGACAGCGATGGTCGTTGGCGTATCACCGAGCGCATCAAGGCCAACCGTGCGTATGTGGGTCCGCTGGAAATCTTTGGTAACTAG
- a CDS encoding SDR family NAD(P)-dependent oxidoreductase — protein MDRFSDRRVIVTGAGSGIGAATVARLLDEAATVVAYDISADGLAATTAAAEAAGTAKRLTTTVLDISREADVIAAVSAAVAELGGLEVLVNVAAMQTCSHTHETTLEEWNRTLAVNLTGTFLMTRQALPALLESGRGVVVNFTSTAATFAHPYMAAYAASKGGILSFTHSLALEYSKQGLRAVNIQPGGVSTALANSTLDKMPEGYDLGLWAKQTPLLHGTESEILGDPGAVASVIAMVASDDGAFITGTEIRVDGGAHA, from the coding sequence ATGGACCGTTTCTCAGATCGTCGTGTCATCGTCACCGGCGCGGGGTCGGGTATCGGCGCGGCCACGGTGGCCCGCCTGCTCGACGAAGCTGCGACGGTCGTCGCCTACGACATCTCGGCCGACGGCCTGGCCGCGACCACAGCAGCCGCCGAAGCTGCCGGCACCGCCAAGCGGCTCACCACGACCGTCCTCGACATCTCCCGCGAGGCGGACGTCATCGCCGCGGTGTCGGCGGCGGTGGCCGAGTTGGGCGGACTTGAGGTTCTGGTCAACGTGGCTGCGATGCAGACCTGTTCGCACACACACGAAACCACTCTGGAGGAGTGGAACCGCACCTTGGCGGTCAACCTCACCGGCACCTTCCTGATGACACGTCAGGCGCTCCCGGCGCTGCTGGAATCGGGACGGGGTGTCGTCGTGAACTTCACGTCCACCGCTGCGACGTTCGCGCACCCCTACATGGCGGCGTATGCAGCCAGTAAGGGCGGAATCCTCAGCTTCACCCACTCACTGGCGCTGGAGTACTCGAAGCAGGGCCTGCGCGCGGTCAACATCCAGCCGGGTGGGGTTTCCACGGCCCTGGCCAACAGCACGCTGGACAAGATGCCGGAGGGATACGACCTGGGCCTCTGGGCCAAGCAGACCCCGCTGTTGCACGGCACCGAAAGCGAAATCCTCGGGGACCCAGGCGCAGTAGCATCGGTCATCGCCATGGTCGCCTCTGATGACGGTGCGTTCATCACCGGCACCGAGATTCGCGTCGACGGCGGCGCGCACGCCTGA